In a genomic window of Pseudomonas putida:
- a CDS encoding purine-cytosine permease family protein, protein MNIDAKPAANVSILDDKSVVESHSIDFIPESERTDKLSSQGPFWFLGNFTFFTMTIGFVGPSVGLTALWTTLAGTLGIMFGTLFMAFHGSQGPHLGLPQMIQSRAQFGYRGVILVLLATLFVFAGFNIVNLVLMMQGLHTLFGFDPAVIAIAVTVPATVLAILGHDWMHRSFKWALYLSLPLYGLVTLAVLMGWVPDAVLPPLAAGEVAPAPLGFNWTGFIAQFAAAASYNIAYAPYVSDYSRYLPKNTSSGKLIAVVFLGASLSGAWMISVGGWLADHLHSTDVLVALGQVGNTVSPLMGTAVVVITILAFLPVIAMNIYSAKLTTLTCVDSIKHIEPTRKARILAILFVILLQLGVAMSIQSSGKGLSVLGIYLVVMLYFLVPWTSVNLTDYFFVRKGRYAIPHFFMPHGNIYGSWGLRGILAYAIGFVSMIPFFYIFDGVEQREVYVGPLAKALGSIDIAWLVGLIVSGLAYYWLSRSIDLKAEETVIQQIEKTCPQYTTGDSLNVFKESALRR, encoded by the coding sequence ATGAACATTGACGCCAAGCCTGCTGCGAACGTATCCATCCTCGACGACAAATCCGTGGTCGAGAGTCATTCCATCGACTTCATCCCCGAGAGCGAGCGCACCGACAAACTGTCCAGCCAGGGCCCGTTCTGGTTCCTCGGCAACTTCACCTTCTTCACCATGACCATCGGCTTCGTCGGCCCGAGCGTCGGCCTGACCGCGCTCTGGACCACCCTGGCCGGTACGCTGGGCATCATGTTCGGCACGTTGTTCATGGCATTCCATGGTTCCCAAGGACCGCACCTGGGCCTGCCGCAGATGATCCAGTCCCGCGCGCAGTTCGGCTATCGCGGGGTGATCCTGGTGCTGCTGGCGACGCTGTTCGTCTTTGCCGGTTTCAACATCGTCAACCTGGTGCTGATGATGCAGGGCCTGCACACGCTGTTCGGCTTCGACCCTGCCGTGATCGCCATCGCAGTGACGGTGCCGGCGACGGTGCTGGCGATCCTCGGCCATGACTGGATGCACCGCAGCTTCAAATGGGCGTTGTACCTGTCGCTGCCGCTGTACGGCCTGGTGACCCTGGCCGTGTTGATGGGCTGGGTGCCGGATGCGGTGCTCCCACCGCTGGCCGCAGGCGAAGTGGCCCCGGCGCCGCTGGGCTTCAACTGGACCGGTTTCATCGCTCAGTTCGCCGCCGCCGCCAGCTACAACATCGCCTACGCACCCTATGTGTCCGATTACTCCCGCTACCTGCCCAAGAACACCTCCAGCGGCAAGCTGATTGCGGTGGTGTTCCTCGGGGCGTCGTTGTCCGGTGCGTGGATGATTTCGGTGGGCGGCTGGCTGGCCGATCACCTGCATTCCACCGATGTGCTGGTAGCCCTCGGGCAGGTCGGCAACACCGTGTCGCCGCTGATGGGCACGGCGGTGGTGGTCATCACCATCCTGGCGTTCCTGCCGGTGATCGCGATGAACATCTACAGCGCCAAGTTGACGACCCTTACCTGCGTCGATTCCATCAAGCACATCGAACCGACCCGCAAGGCGCGGATCCTGGCGATCCTGTTCGTGATCCTGCTGCAGCTGGGCGTGGCCATGAGCATCCAGAGTTCCGGCAAAGGTCTGTCAGTGCTGGGGATCTACCTGGTGGTGATGCTGTACTTCCTGGTGCCCTGGACCTCGGTCAACCTCACCGACTACTTCTTCGTGCGCAAGGGCCGCTACGCCATCCCGCACTTCTTCATGCCCCACGGCAACATCTACGGCAGCTGGGGCCTGCGCGGCATCCTCGCGTACGCCATCGGCTTCGTCTCGATGATCCCGTTCTTCTACATCTTCGATGGCGTCGAGCAGCGCGAGGTGTACGTCGGCCCACTGGCCAAGGCCCTGGGCAGCATCGACATCGCCTGGCTGGTGGGGCTGATCGTGTCAGGCCTGGCCTACTACTGGCTGAGCCGCTCGATCGACCTCAAGGCTGAAGAAACCGTGATCCAGCAGATCGAAAAAACCTGTCCGCAATACACCACCGGCGACTCGCTCAACGTGTTCAAAGAGTCGGCGCTCCGGAGATAA
- a CDS encoding aldehyde dehydrogenase family protein, translating to MDAIVKQYLQKFGVAEATQTFLGKVQKMFIGGAWVEASDGQTSDVIEPSTEGLITRIPMGTTEDLDRAVQAARAQFDGGAWSQAKPAERERLIQRLADLIEANAEELAQIESIDMGKSVTFAKGVDIQGTIDTLRYFAGWATKLHGRTVEPSLPGNYLAYTRKEAVGVVGAIVPWNFPLQTMAWKLGAALATGCTVVVKPAELTSLSALRFAELVQEAGIPDGVINIVTGRGSVVGAAMATHPGIDKLTFTGSTPVGRTVGRAALDEMKRLTLELGGKSPVIVMADADIPAAAQAVANGVFFNSGQVCDAGTRAYVHRSVYDEFLRELIAYTRTLKMAPGMDPDCFIGPLVSALQKQRVTEYIETGKAEGAELVYGGQPVDGPGFFVEPTIFAHCRNDMRIVQEEIFGPVLVTAPFDDEEEALALANDSPYGLAAALYSNDLGKVHSLIPRLKAGSVYVNAHGTLDPSMPFGGYKQSGFGKDLGAEQLDYLLETKAVWITLPG from the coding sequence ATGGACGCGATCGTTAAGCAGTATTTGCAGAAATTCGGTGTCGCCGAAGCCACCCAGACCTTCCTTGGCAAGGTGCAGAAAATGTTCATCGGTGGCGCCTGGGTCGAGGCCAGCGACGGCCAGACTTCGGACGTCATCGAGCCCTCGACCGAAGGCCTGATCACCCGCATCCCCATGGGCACCACCGAGGATCTGGACCGTGCCGTGCAAGCCGCCCGTGCACAGTTCGACGGCGGCGCCTGGAGCCAGGCCAAGCCGGCAGAACGCGAACGCCTGATCCAGCGCTTGGCCGACCTGATCGAAGCCAACGCTGAGGAACTGGCGCAAATCGAATCCATCGACATGGGCAAGTCGGTGACCTTCGCCAAGGGTGTCGACATCCAGGGCACCATTGACACCCTGCGCTATTTCGCCGGTTGGGCGACCAAGCTCCACGGTCGCACCGTCGAGCCATCGCTGCCGGGCAATTACCTGGCCTACACCCGCAAGGAAGCGGTGGGCGTGGTCGGCGCCATCGTGCCTTGGAACTTCCCGTTGCAAACCATGGCCTGGAAGCTCGGTGCGGCGCTGGCCACCGGTTGCACCGTGGTGGTCAAGCCCGCCGAATTGACTTCGCTGTCGGCCCTGCGCTTTGCCGAACTGGTACAGGAGGCGGGCATCCCGGACGGCGTGATCAACATCGTCACCGGGCGCGGCAGCGTGGTCGGTGCGGCCATGGCCACCCATCCCGGCATCGACAAGTTGACCTTCACCGGTTCGACCCCGGTCGGCCGCACCGTGGGCCGCGCCGCACTGGACGAAATGAAGCGACTAACCCTGGAACTGGGAGGAAAATCACCGGTAATCGTGATGGCCGATGCGGACATCCCCGCCGCTGCGCAAGCAGTCGCCAACGGTGTGTTCTTCAACTCGGGGCAGGTGTGCGACGCCGGGACGCGGGCCTATGTACATCGCAGCGTCTACGACGAATTCCTGCGCGAACTGATTGCCTACACCCGCACGTTGAAGATGGCGCCCGGCATGGACCCGGACTGCTTCATCGGCCCGCTGGTGTCGGCGTTGCAGAAACAACGGGTGACCGAGTACATCGAAACCGGCAAGGCCGAAGGCGCCGAACTGGTCTACGGCGGCCAGCCGGTGGATGGCCCGGGCTTCTTCGTCGAACCGACGATTTTTGCCCATTGCCGCAATGACATGCGCATCGTCCAGGAAGAGATCTTCGGCCCGGTGCTGGTGACCGCGCCCTTCGACGATGAGGAAGAGGCGCTGGCCCTGGCCAATGACTCGCCCTACGGCCTGGCGGCGGCCCTGTACTCCAACGACCTGGGCAAGGTGCATAGCCTGATTCCACGGCTCAAGGCAGGCTCGGTCTACGTCAACGCCCACGGCACCCTCGACCCGTCGATGCCGTTCGGTGGCTACAAACAATCGGGTTTCGGCAAGGACCTGGGCGCGGAACAGCTCGATTACCTGCTCGAGACCAAGGCGGTGTGGATCACCTTGCCCGGCTGA
- the speB gene encoding agmatinase, which yields MSNNGYESGRLNLPFVGHCTFGKSPVCTDWDALDADVAVLGVPNDMGTQWRSGARFGPRGIREASTLFSFGHAGAYDHEDDVMYLTAADVRMVDVGDADIVHTDMQTSNENTEYAVRKILDAGVMPVVLGGDHSVHAPVIKAFEGRGPIHIIHFDAHLDFVDERHGVRYGHGNPLRRASEMNHIVGMTQMGIRNVSSSNRDDYEAAHAAGSKILSVRDVRRLGVDGVLALIPQNINYYITIDIDGFDPSIAPGTGTPSHGGFLYYEVLEIIQALAKRSQGNIVGMDLVEVAPVYDPTGMTSILAAQLLLNSIGFIFHERAQARAVKSETTTATA from the coding sequence ATGTCGAACAACGGTTATGAATCCGGTCGCCTGAACCTGCCATTCGTGGGTCATTGCACCTTCGGCAAATCCCCTGTGTGCACCGACTGGGATGCCCTGGACGCGGACGTTGCAGTGCTCGGCGTGCCCAACGACATGGGCACTCAATGGCGCTCCGGCGCACGCTTCGGGCCACGGGGCATTCGCGAGGCATCGACGCTGTTTTCCTTCGGCCATGCCGGTGCCTACGACCACGAAGACGACGTCATGTACCTGACCGCCGCCGACGTACGGATGGTCGACGTGGGGGATGCCGACATCGTCCACACCGACATGCAAACCAGCAACGAAAACACCGAATACGCCGTGCGCAAGATCCTCGATGCCGGCGTCATGCCGGTGGTGCTCGGCGGCGATCACTCGGTGCATGCCCCGGTGATCAAGGCCTTCGAAGGTCGCGGGCCGATCCACATCATCCACTTCGATGCCCACCTGGATTTCGTCGACGAGCGCCATGGCGTGCGCTACGGCCACGGCAACCCGCTGCGCCGCGCCTCGGAAATGAACCACATCGTCGGCATGACCCAGATGGGCATCCGCAACGTGTCCTCTTCCAACCGCGATGACTACGAAGCCGCCCACGCCGCCGGCTCGAAAATCCTCTCGGTGCGCGATGTGCGTCGCCTGGGTGTCGACGGCGTGCTGGCACTGATCCCGCAAAACATCAACTACTACATCACCATTGACATCGACGGCTTCGACCCGTCCATCGCCCCCGGCACCGGCACCCCCAGCCACGGCGGCTTCCTCTACTACGAAGTGCTGGAAATCATCCAGGCACTGGCCAAGCGCAGCCAGGGCAACATCGTCGGCATGGACCTGGTGGAGGTTGCACCGGTGTACGACCCGACCGGCATGACTTCGATCCTCGCCGCGCAACTGCTGCTCAACAGCATCGGCTTCATCTTCCACGAACGGGCCCAGGCGCGGGCTGTGAAGAGCGAAACCACCACGGCCACGGCGTGA
- a CDS encoding LysR family transcriptional regulator produces the protein MIQLHDVDLKLLRVFATIVRCGGFSAAQAALNAGQSTISEQMTHLETRLGVKLCQRGRSGFRLTEQGVAIHEATQRLLSAVETFCMDADVLKQHISGKLNLGIIDSTITDPDSPIPRTTQRFVSRGHDVHLSVYVGEPAELEERVLDGRLHLAIGHFPIHVPGLQQTPLYQEALGLYCGRRHPLFGSQAEGDELLEEISTSRIVVRGYMQQYDLEHLGVSKAAATVDNIEALAILIISGAYLGFLPAHFAAQWIKTGEMHQLAPHSLQLMSPFDVITRRGTAPPPILQAFLEDLAACSHKPPAAQKP, from the coding sequence GTGATTCAACTGCACGATGTCGACCTGAAGTTGCTTCGGGTGTTTGCCACGATTGTCCGCTGCGGCGGGTTTTCCGCCGCGCAGGCGGCGCTCAATGCCGGCCAGTCAACCATCAGTGAACAGATGACTCATCTGGAGACGCGCCTGGGGGTCAAGCTCTGCCAGCGCGGACGCAGCGGCTTTCGCCTGACCGAGCAAGGGGTGGCGATTCATGAAGCCACCCAGCGCCTGCTCTCGGCGGTGGAGACGTTCTGCATGGACGCCGACGTGCTCAAGCAGCACATCAGCGGCAAGCTCAATCTTGGGATTATCGACAGCACCATCACCGACCCCGACTCGCCGATCCCGCGTACCACCCAGCGCTTTGTCTCGCGGGGCCACGATGTGCACCTGAGCGTGTACGTCGGCGAACCCGCGGAACTGGAGGAGCGGGTGCTCGACGGGCGCCTGCACCTGGCCATCGGACACTTCCCGATCCACGTGCCGGGCCTTCAGCAGACGCCGCTGTATCAGGAAGCACTGGGGCTGTATTGCGGGCGCCGGCATCCGCTGTTCGGCAGCCAGGCCGAGGGCGATGAATTGCTCGAAGAGATCAGCACCAGCCGCATCGTCGTGCGCGGCTACATGCAGCAATACGACCTGGAACACCTGGGCGTCAGCAAGGCGGCGGCCACCGTGGACAACATCGAGGCGCTGGCGATTCTGATCATCTCTGGTGCCTACCTGGGCTTTCTGCCGGCGCACTTCGCCGCCCAGTGGATCAAGACCGGCGAAATGCACCAGCTGGCCCCGCACAGCCTGCAACTGATGTCGCCGTTCGATGTGATCACGCGCCGGGGCACGGCACCGCCACCGATTCTTCAGGCGTTTCTCGAAGACCTCGCGGCCTGCTCCCATAAACCGCCAGCGGCGCAAAAGCCCTGA
- a CDS encoding sigma-54-dependent transcriptional regulator, whose amino-acid sequence MRIHVTFIDRVGITQEVLALLGRRSFNLDAVEMVPPNVYIDAPTLGTDVMEELREALLEVKGVQAVTLVDILPGQRRRLQLDALLAASSDPVLAVDDRGQVLLANPALIALCGREPAGESLGALFEDSDLLPELIEHGFRLPMREVSLANHTLLLDAMPITDAGALLTLYQPNRIGERLSALHHDHAEGFDALLGESPPIRALKARAQRVAALDAPLLIQGETGTGKELVARACHAISGRREAPFLALNCAALPESLAESELFGYATGAFTGAQRGGKLGLLELADGGTVFLDEVGEMSPYLQAKLLRFLSDGCFRRVGGDREVKVNVRILSATHRDLEKMVSEGHFREDLFYRLNVLNLQVPPLRERGHDILLMAQHFMEHACAQIQRPVCRLAPSTFPALLGNRWPGNVRQLQNVIFRAAAICENPLVDIDDLDIARTAVERKNDGEVGSLEDAVAEFERNLLEQLYRSYPSSRLLAARLQTSHSAIAIRLRKYGIPNKP is encoded by the coding sequence ATGCGCATCCACGTCACCTTCATCGACCGCGTCGGCATCACTCAGGAAGTCCTGGCCTTGCTCGGTCGACGCAGCTTCAACCTGGACGCCGTCGAGATGGTGCCGCCCAACGTTTACATCGACGCGCCGACCCTCGGCACCGATGTGATGGAAGAGTTGCGCGAGGCGCTGCTTGAAGTGAAGGGCGTGCAGGCGGTGACCCTGGTCGACATCCTCCCGGGGCAACGCCGGCGCCTGCAACTCGATGCCCTGCTCGCCGCCAGCTCCGACCCGGTGCTGGCGGTGGACGATCGCGGTCAGGTGCTGCTGGCCAACCCGGCGCTGATCGCCCTGTGCGGCCGCGAACCGGCGGGCGAGTCGCTGGGCGCACTGTTCGAAGATTCAGACCTGCTACCCGAACTGATCGAACATGGTTTTCGCCTGCCGATGCGCGAGGTCAGCCTCGCCAATCACACCCTGCTACTCGACGCCATGCCGATCACCGATGCCGGCGCCCTGCTCACCCTGTATCAACCGAACCGCATCGGCGAGCGTCTGTCGGCGCTGCACCATGACCACGCCGAAGGCTTCGACGCGCTGCTGGGCGAATCGCCGCCGATCCGCGCGCTCAAGGCCCGGGCACAACGGGTGGCGGCGCTGGATGCACCGCTGTTGATCCAGGGCGAAACCGGCACCGGCAAGGAACTGGTGGCCCGTGCCTGTCATGCCATCAGCGGCCGGCGAGAGGCGCCGTTCCTGGCGCTCAACTGCGCGGCGCTGCCGGAGAGCCTGGCCGAGAGCGAGCTGTTCGGCTACGCCACCGGTGCTTTCACCGGTGCGCAACGCGGCGGCAAGCTGGGCCTGCTGGAACTGGCTGATGGAGGCACAGTGTTTCTCGATGAAGTGGGGGAAATGTCGCCGTACCTGCAAGCCAAGTTGCTGCGTTTTTTGAGCGATGGCTGCTTTCGGCGGGTGGGCGGTGATCGCGAAGTGAAGGTCAATGTGCGCATTCTCAGCGCCACCCACCGCGACCTGGAAAAGATGGTCAGCGAGGGGCATTTTCGCGAGGACCTGTTCTACCGCCTCAACGTGCTCAACCTGCAAGTGCCGCCGCTGCGTGAGCGCGGCCATGACATCCTGCTGATGGCCCAGCACTTCATGGAACACGCCTGCGCGCAGATCCAGCGCCCGGTGTGCCGGCTGGCGCCGAGTACCTTCCCCGCCCTGCTCGGCAACCGCTGGCCGGGCAATGTGCGACAACTGCAGAACGTGATCTTTCGTGCAGCGGCGATTTGCGAAAATCCTCTGGTGGATATCGACGATCTGGACATTGCCAGGACCGCCGTGGAGCGCAAGAACGACGGGGAAGTCGGAAGTCTCGAGGATGCCGTTGCAGAGTTTGAAAGGAACCTGTTGGAGCAGCTGTATCGCAGTTATCCGTCCAGCCGGTTGCTGGCGGCGCGGTTACAGACGTCCCATAGCGCCATTGCCATTCGGTTGCGCAAGTACGGCATTCCCAACAAGCCTTGA
- the gcvH gene encoding glycine cleavage system protein GcvH, with amino-acid sequence MSELRFTVDHEWLRLESDGLVTVGITAFAQQALGDVVFVQLADLGTFDAGVEVSVVESVKAASSIYMPLDGEVIEVNTELDGNPELVNEDPMGEGWFFRLRPHDASALQTLLDQGAYDRLIQDQADA; translated from the coding sequence ATGAGCGAATTGCGTTTTACCGTCGATCACGAATGGTTGCGTCTGGAGAGCGATGGTCTGGTTACCGTCGGCATCACCGCCTTTGCCCAACAGGCGTTGGGGGATGTGGTGTTCGTGCAGCTCGCAGACCTGGGCACCTTCGATGCCGGCGTTGAGGTGTCGGTGGTGGAGTCGGTCAAGGCCGCCAGCAGTATCTACATGCCGCTGGATGGGGAAGTGATCGAAGTGAACACGGAGCTGGATGGCAACCCGGAGCTGGTCAACGAAGACCCGATGGGCGAAGGCTGGTTTTTCCGCCTTCGCCCTCACGATGCAAGCGCCCTGCAGACCCTGCTCGACCAGGGCGCCTATGACCGTCTGATCCAGGACCAGGCCGACGCCTGA
- the glyA gene encoding serine hydroxymethyltransferase yields the protein MFSKHDQIQGYDDELLAAMNAEDARQEHHIELIASENYTSRRVMQAQGSGLTNKYAEGYPGKRYYGGCEHVDVVEQLAIDRAKQLFGADYANVQPHSGSQANAAVYLALLQAGDTVLGMSLAHGGHLTHGAKVSFSGKLYNAVQYGIDTATGLIDYDEVERLALEHQPKMIIAGFSAYSKTLDFARFREIADKVGAYLFVDMAHVAGLVATGLYPNPIPFADVVTTTTHKTLRGPRGGLILARANAELEKKLNAAVFPGGQGGPLMHVIAAKAVCFKEALEPAFKTYQAQVIRNAQAMANVFIKRGYDVVSGGTDNHLFLVSLIRQGLTGKDADAALGRAGITVNKNAVPNDPQSPFVTSGLRIGTPAITSRGFKEAQSIELAGWICDILDHLGDADVEAQVARQAAAMCSDFPVYRD from the coding sequence ATGTTCAGCAAACACGACCAGATCCAGGGCTACGACGACGAACTGCTGGCGGCAATGAACGCCGAAGACGCGCGCCAGGAACACCACATAGAGTTGATCGCTTCGGAAAACTACACCAGCCGGCGCGTCATGCAGGCCCAGGGCAGCGGCCTGACCAACAAGTACGCCGAGGGTTATCCGGGCAAGCGGTACTACGGCGGCTGCGAGCATGTCGACGTGGTCGAGCAACTGGCGATTGACCGCGCCAAACAGCTGTTCGGCGCCGACTACGCCAACGTCCAGCCGCACTCCGGCAGCCAGGCCAACGCCGCGGTGTACCTGGCGTTGCTGCAGGCCGGCGACACCGTGCTGGGCATGAGCCTGGCCCATGGCGGCCACCTGACCCACGGTGCCAAAGTGAGTTTTTCCGGCAAGCTCTACAACGCCGTGCAATACGGCATCGACACCGCTACAGGCCTGATCGACTACGACGAAGTGGAGCGACTGGCGCTCGAACACCAGCCGAAGATGATCATCGCCGGGTTCTCCGCCTATTCGAAGACTCTGGACTTTGCGCGCTTTCGCGAGATTGCCGACAAGGTCGGCGCGTACCTGTTCGTCGACATGGCCCACGTCGCCGGGCTGGTGGCGACCGGTCTGTACCCCAACCCGATTCCGTTTGCCGATGTGGTGACCACCACCACCCACAAGACCCTGCGCGGTCCCCGTGGCGGGCTGATCCTGGCACGGGCCAATGCGGAATTGGAGAAGAAGCTCAACGCCGCTGTGTTCCCCGGTGGCCAGGGCGGTCCGCTGATGCACGTGATCGCAGCCAAGGCGGTGTGCTTCAAGGAAGCGCTGGAGCCGGCCTTCAAGACGTATCAGGCGCAGGTGATCCGCAATGCCCAAGCCATGGCGAATGTGTTTATCAAACGCGGTTACGACGTGGTCTCCGGCGGCACCGACAACCATCTGTTCCTGGTCAGCCTGATTCGTCAGGGCCTGACCGGCAAGGATGCCGACGCCGCCCTCGGCCGCGCCGGCATCACCGTGAACAAGAACGCCGTGCCCAATGATCCGCAATCACCGTTCGTGACCTCCGGCCTGCGCATCGGCACCCCGGCCATTACCAGCCGTGGTTTCAAGGAAGCGCAGAGCATCGAGCTGGCGGGCTGGATCTGCGACATCCTCGACCATCTTGGCGATGCCGATGTCGAAGCCCAGGTGGCGCGGCAGGCGGCGGCGATGTGCAGTGATTTCCCGGTGTATCGCGACTGA
- a CDS encoding M15 family metallopeptidase, with product MPLAPRSLLLLLCLPVLAHAEDRPEHMVYLRTLDPSIEQDIRYASAHNFTGHPLDGYAAAECLLSQDAAKALSRVQTALKAQGYGLKVFDCYRPARAVADMGRFATEPGDPRKAEFYPQVDKQDFWRLGYVARVSNHSKGSTVDLTMTGPGALPAANWTPSATPVDCTAPYAERWHDGAVDMGTGFDCFDERAHTDTTLINATAMENRERLTRAMAQEGFTGYSAEWWHFTYTRDPSLKTVMDFPITPLAPKP from the coding sequence ATGCCACTTGCACCTCGCTCTTTGCTCCTGCTCCTTTGCCTGCCAGTGCTGGCCCATGCCGAAGACCGGCCCGAGCACATGGTCTACCTGCGCACCCTCGACCCCAGCATCGAGCAGGACATCCGCTACGCCAGCGCCCATAACTTCACCGGGCACCCGCTCGACGGCTACGCAGCGGCGGAGTGTCTGTTGTCGCAGGATGCGGCCAAGGCGCTGTCACGGGTGCAAACGGCGTTGAAGGCGCAGGGTTATGGCCTGAAGGTCTTCGACTGCTATCGACCGGCCAGGGCGGTGGCGGACATGGGCCGCTTCGCCACGGAACCGGGCGATCCGCGCAAAGCCGAGTTTTACCCGCAAGTGGACAAGCAGGACTTCTGGCGCCTGGGTTACGTGGCGAGGGTTTCCAATCACTCCAAAGGCAGCACCGTCGACCTGACCATGACCGGTCCCGGTGCCCTGCCCGCTGCCAACTGGACGCCCTCGGCCACGCCGGTCGACTGCACCGCACCTTACGCCGAACGCTGGCACGACGGCGCCGTCGACATGGGCACCGGCTTCGACTGTTTCGACGAACGCGCCCACACCGACACCACCCTGATCAACGCCACGGCCATGGAGAACCGCGAACGACTGACCCGCGCCATGGCGCAGGAAGGCTTCACTGGCTATTCCGCCGAGTGGTGGCATTTCACTTATACGCGGGACCCTTCGTTGAAGACCGTGATGGACTTCCCCATTACCCCGCTGGCGCCCAAGCCATGA
- a CDS encoding L,D-transpeptidase family protein translates to MKRLFKACALLLLPAFAVAQGLDDSRQLIVVTSKDWNAIEATAQRYERHGAVFEKFEAPFAVVLGKNGMGWGKGIEPIDAFAGPIKQEGDGKAPAGIFKLATAFGYAPTAQTRLPYLELTPAIECVDDSQSTRYNQLLDGSTVARDWNSSERMRRSDDLYRQGIFIEHNTPASPNAGSCIFFHIWRGPVTPTRGCTAMDPGDIARLFRWLDPRQSPLLVQLPEAEYDRLRGRWHLPER, encoded by the coding sequence ATGAAGCGACTGTTCAAGGCCTGCGCCTTGCTGCTGTTACCCGCCTTCGCCGTGGCCCAGGGACTCGATGACAGCCGGCAACTGATCGTGGTCACCAGCAAGGATTGGAACGCCATCGAAGCCACCGCCCAGCGTTATGAACGCCACGGCGCCGTCTTCGAAAAGTTCGAAGCGCCCTTTGCGGTGGTACTCGGCAAAAACGGCATGGGCTGGGGCAAGGGAATCGAGCCCATCGATGCGTTTGCCGGGCCAATCAAGCAGGAAGGCGACGGCAAGGCCCCGGCCGGCATATTCAAGCTGGCAACGGCGTTTGGCTACGCCCCGACAGCACAAACCCGACTGCCCTACCTTGAGCTGACACCGGCCATCGAATGCGTGGATGACAGCCAGTCCACGCGCTACAACCAACTGCTCGACGGCTCGACAGTGGCCCGGGACTGGAACAGTTCCGAACGCATGCGGCGCAGCGATGACTTGTACCGCCAGGGTATTTTCATCGAGCACAACACCCCTGCTTCACCGAACGCTGGCTCGTGCATTTTCTTTCATATCTGGCGCGGGCCCGTGACGCCGACCCGTGGTTGTACGGCCATGGATCCGGGAGATATTGCCCGTCTGTTCAGGTGGCTGGACCCGCGTCAGTCCCCGTTGCTGGTGCAGTTGCCCGAGGCCGAATACGACCGTTTGCGCGGGCGCTGGCACCTTCCCGAACGTTGA